The sequence below is a genomic window from Pseudorhizobium banfieldiae.
CGCGTTTCAGCCATTCACGAAGGCGCCGGGAGAATTCCTCGTCCTTGTCATCTTCCAGCCGATGTAGAACGAGCGCGCCGAGCAGCACCTTGCGCCGTGTGTCCCTGGCGCGTTCCTGTTTGCCCAACCGAGCTTTCAACGACCTTTTTTGTTCTTCGAGTTCGACAATACGTTGCTCGATTGATTTGCGCGCCATTCTTCCCCTCGCGAGCATCTGGTGAATCAAATCCAGTTTACTCATTGTACCTATATATCCAACCCCAAAAGCTGAATTCTGCTCGACACTGGCTTGATACCGTTGACGAAAGAGCGTAGCGATTTGAGTACACAAGGGCGCACTTACGACTTGCGCGCAAGTCGGAGCATGGCGAAGCCAAAGCAGGGAGCCAGACCGCCGTTGGCGATCTATCACGCCAGCATGAAGCCGGTACCACGCAGCAGCGGACGCAGCGCCGTTGCTGCTGCCGCTTATCGATCTGGCGATCGGTTGACCAATGAGCGCGATGGCCGCACGCATGACTTCTTGCGCAAACAAGGTATCGCTCACGCGGAAATCGTTCTACCCGAGGGCGTTTCAGAGGATTGGGCTTTGGACCGGTCAAAACTCTGGAATGCAGCGGAAGCAGCGGAATCGCGAAAAGACGCCCGTGTAGCACGGGAGTTCGAGATTGCGCTTCCGCACGAGCTGGATGCCGAACAGCGTTTGGAGCTGGCGCGAGACTTTGCAGGCGAGTTAGCCAATCGCTATGGCGCGGCGGTCGATGTGGCCATTCACGAGCCGCATGGCGAAACCGACATTCGCAATCATCATGCTCACCTTTTGATGACGACGCGCACGGTTGGTGCAGGCGGGCTGGGTGAGAAGACCCATATCGAGCGCAAGAACGAGTGGTTGCTGTCGAACGGGTTGCCAACCTCGCATATGCAGCTTCGGGATATCCGGCAGACCTGGGAGCTTTGCGCCAACCGGCATCTTGAACGGGCCGGGCTTGATGTTCGTATCGATCATCGCTCCCATTCTGAGCGCGGGTTAGAGATCGCGCCCACCGAACATATGGGGGTCCACGCCACGCAGGTGCAGCGGCGCGGCGGCGATGTTTCAAGAGGGCGGCTCGACAAGGAATCGGCCGAGCGCAATGCCGAGCTGATCCGTGAAAGGCCAGAACAGGTCCTGGCGGTCATCTCGCGGGAAAAGAGCGTGTTCGACCGGCACGACATTGCGCGGGCGCTGCATCGCTATCTCGATGGCGACGCGCAGACGTTCCAGAATGCGTTCTCATCGGTCATGGCGTCCAAGGCCCTGGTCGAGCTTGAGCCGGCAGGCGAGGGGACGCTTGCCCGTTATTCGACCCGCGAAATGGTCGAGGTCGAGGGCCGCATGGCCGAGGCCGCGGTGCAGATGGCCGACGAGAAATCGTATCGCGTCGAACCGCGGCATGTCGAGCGGGCGATGGCCGGGCAGGATGCGGCGATCCGATCGAGCGTTGCGAACGTCACGGCCGAGAAGGTCGAGGTCGGGGAACTGGATCGTGCCGAGGCCGATCGGATGATTGGCGCGGCGCGTCTGTCCGACGAGCAGCGGGCGGCGATCGCACATGTCACCGGAGCGGAGCGGATAGCGGCGGTTGTCGGGTTCGCCGGCGCTGGTAAATCCACAATGCTCGCCGCCGCGCGCGAAGCCTGGGAGCGCCAAGGCTATCGCGTTCATGGTGCGGCGCTCGCCGGCAAGGCGACCGAGGGGCTTGAGGAATCGTCCGGCATCCAGAGCCGCACCCTCGCCTCATGGGAATATAGCTGGCGGGCCGATCGTGGGAAGCTTGGTCGCGGCGACGTTCTGGTCATCGACGAGGCGGGTATGATCGACAGCCGCCAGCTCGCCCGGTTCATTCTCGAAGCGCAGCGAACCGGGGCGAAAATCGTTCTGGTGGGCGATCATGAGCAGTTGCAGGCGATCGGGGCCGGAGCCGCGTTCCGGGCGGTCATCGAGCAGATCGGCGCAGCCGAGCTGACCGACATTCGCCGCCAGCGCGAAGATTGGCAGCGCGCCGCGTCGGTCGCGCTCGCCACCAACCGAACGGCCGAGGGGTTTGCCGCCTATGCCGAGCGCGGCCACGTCAGAATACTCGAGACGAAAGACGAGGCTCGAGCCTTCATCGTTGGCGATTATATGGCTGATCGCGCGGCGCATCCGGACGGCACCCGCGTTGCCCTTGCGCATCGACGGGCAGACGTTCGCGCCCTCAATGGCGACATCCGCTCGCTCTTGCAGGGCACGGGCGAGCTGGCACGCGGAGAGGATGCCGGCGAAGTCACCTTTCAGACCAATGACGGTAAACGGGCCTTCGCGCCGGGCGACCGGATTGTGTTTCTGGAGAATGATCGCGACCTGGGCGTGAAAAACGGCATGTTGGGCACCGTGGAGCGCGTCGAGGCTGATAAACCGGATGCCAGCCCCAGGCTCGTTGCGGTCCTTGATGGGAAGGAACGCGCTGTGAGCGTTCCCGTGGACCGCTACAGGGCCTTCGATCATGGCTATGCGACCACGATTCACAAATCGCAGGGCGCGACGGTCGATCGGGCCTTTGTCATGGCGTCCAGTACTATGGACCGGCACATGACCTATGTGGCGATGACGCGCCACCGGGAGGGCGTCCAGCTCTATGGCTCGCAGGACGAGTTTGCGGCGCGGCCAGGTGCTGGCTCCATGGCGAATGCCGGCGCCAGGGCCGGGATGCTCATTGCCCATGGCAAGGCCCCGTATGAGAACCAGCCGGGCAACCGCGAGAGCTATTTCGTGGCCGTGCAGACCGCATCGGGGCAGAAAAACACGGTTTGGGGCGCCGATCTTGAGCGCGCCATGCGTGAGGCTGCGCCGGCGATCGGCACGCAGATCGGGTTTGAGCACAAGGGGGCAGAAACCGTTCGCCTTCCCGATGGCCGCACGGCCGAACGCAATAGCTGGTCGGTGCTCAACGTGCAGGACCTGGCGCTCAAGCAGATGGAATCCCGCCTGTCGCGGTCGGGCGCGAAAGAAACCACGCTCGATTATGCAGCGGCCTTTGCCGAGCGACGCGGGCTGGCCGAGCGCATGGGCGTCCGTAGCGAAATCGAGATTCCGCGCAACGTTCAGGCACGCACCGAGGATCCTGGGCGGAAAGAACCCGCCCAGGATCTCGGCGCGCATACGCTCACGCCCGGCAACGGCGGTGCGAGGGGCGAACTCCGGCAGGGAGAGAACGCCGGCGAGCAGGAACGCGGCCAGCCTGCGCCGCTTGTCCCGGCGATCACCGATCATGCGCGCAGCATTGAGGACGTGGCGCGCGAGAAGGCCACGCCGGCGTTCGAGCATCATTGGCAATCGATCGAGCGGCTGGCGAAGGAGGTTTATACCGACCCGGGCGCTGTCACCGACCGGATGCGCAGCGCGATCACGCACGAGGGCAGGGATGAGACGAGCTTAAGCAAGACCCTCGCACGTCAGCCTGAACAGTTTGGGGAGCTGCGCGGCAAGTCCGGCCTGTTCGGGGCCAATGCCGAGCGCAAGAATGCCCTCAAGCGGGCCGAGGCGATGAGTTCGCATTTGGATGGGGCGGGAAAGACCTGGACGCGGCGCTTTGCCGAGGAAAAAGAAGCCGAACAATGGCGGCGTGATAGAAACGATCGCGTCCAGATTCCCGGCCTGACACCCCGCAGCGAAACCCTGCTCAAGCAGCTCGACCAGATCAAGGATGCGAAGGCACGGACGAGCTTTGTCGATCAGCTCGAAAAGGCTGCCGATGGCAAGCAGGCGATCGATGAAGCCAAATGCATTGCCAAGGCCATGCAGAGCCGGTTCGGCTCAAGCGATCACCGCGATATCGACAAGGGGCTCGACCGCACACGCTCGCAGCTCCCCGAGATCGCCAAGGACGTCGACCGGATCAAGGAGGTGGCCCGGATCACGAACAGGGCGCGCGAAACGGTTATCCGGCGCGATTATGCGCTTGAGCGGGCGCAGCAACAGAAGCTCGACATGCAGCGCGGCCGGACGCGTGATCGTGGGTTGGAACGCTAGGGTGGACGGAGAGCGGCTTTCTTGCCACTATCCGTCTTCCGCTGAAATTCCATGAGGCAGAAGATTGTCGCGCCCTGGTTTGCTGCATGATCGGGCTTGCCCGCAATGCGGCGAGACGCGCCGTATCCATGTGGCGCATAGCATTAGCGAACTGTCCGCCGAGGAAGCCTAATTGCTAGCGCTCACTGAGCTTGAGGTTCAGCCCGGCCGGGCGCGACCGCGGTTTGAAGCGGTGAATCGGGTCAGCGCGGTTTGCCGAGGTCAATCGCCTCGATATCGGTTTGGGAGAAGTCGCCGCTCGGCTCTCCCCACATCTCGTCCAGGAGCTTGCTTGTGGTCCACCGGCGCAACGGGCCCGCGTTGCGGGTCATTTCGAGAGTCTTTGCCAGCCGTTTCTTTATCGGCGTTCTAGATGTTCTTTCGGTTTCATTGTCGGATTGTCCAAGTGCCCAACCCCGATTCGGAAAAGGGCGTCCCCTTTTCCCGTAGAAGATCACGGCGCGCGATGTTCATGCGACCAATGAGATCCACGAGCAGCGCCCGTGTGGGCGGGCAGTTGAGATATTCGATGATTTGAGGCTCGATGTCAGCGTTGCGGATCAGGCCCAGCGTGTTGCGCGAGGTCCCGCATTCCGGGTTGTGGTAGATGATAATGCCCATGCCACCCTCACGCCGCGCTGTTCCGGGGTTTGCTCGCCCCTTTGGCTTGTCCGATTTCGCTCAGCCGCACCTTGAGGGACGATCTATCGAGAGAAGCGACAGGCAGGGCAGTGAATGCCGAAATCCGGTTCATGAGGTAGCGCAGGGCAGTCACGAAGGCTGCCCGTGCAGAGAAACAGGACGTTATAAACCGGTTCAGACATGAGCATCACTCTCGACGGAGGCGCAGCACGACAGGGCCGCGAAGGCTGGCTGGCACACTTCGGGATGATCTTGGCAGCAATCCCGCATCAGAAATTCGACTAGGCCGGAGAGCGCCGGATAGATGGCGCTGTAGATGATCGAGCGTCCCTCGCGGCGAGACTCTACTAGGCCGGCGTTTTCGAGGTGGCTAAGATGAAACGACAGTCGGGAGGATGATGCCCCCATTGCTTCACCGATCGCACCGGCAGGGAGCCCTTCCGGTCCAGCCGTCACCAACAGCCGAACGATCCTCAGCCGCGTTTCCTGGGAAAGTGCGGCAAATGCGCCAATGGCTTGTTTTCCATCCATGCAACATCTCAATTACTCAAGAATATTGAAATGAATATGCTATATGATGATGTTTTTGCCAGTCCCCTGTGTCGCCCTTAGGGTTCTGGTGGCGTAAGCACCGATTCCGGCTCTGGCCGCGCCTGGACCGTGGGTGCCGCCAACAGTCGCTCGTAAGCTAACCAAGCGAGGTATCCGCTTAAGGCCAGGCACGTCAGCCCAATCGCCATCTTCATACCGGAAGCGCCGAGAAGCGGGGCAAGAACGGCCGATGTAAAGGTCATGACCATCGTTTGAAGAAAGCCTTGCGTCGAGGCCGCCGTCCCGCGCAGCCTTGGGAACAGGTCCAGCGTCAGCAGCGTGATGCTCGGCATCGCGAGCGACATGCCGGTGGTGTAGAGCGCGACCGGCAGCACCGCCCAGGGTACTTCGGGTGGCAAGAAGCGGTTGTAGGCGAGGTTCAGCACGACGGCGGCGAACATGACGCCGTAGCCCCATCGTACCGTGGTGGGGCGCTGCAGCCGCTTTGCGACCCTGCTCGACAGGTACGAGCCGAAGATCACGCCTGACATCGCTGGGATGAATAGCCAGCCGAACTGGTTCTGTTCGAGCCCGAGATGCTCGATGATGAACCAAGGTGCGGAGGACACGTAGAGGAAGAAGCCGGCGAAGTTGCCGCTGAGCGCGAGCGACAGCAGCCAGAACGGCTTCGAGCCGAGCACCGTCCGATAAGTGCGGGCGAGTTCTGCTGGCTCCACCGAAGTCCGCTGCTCAGGAGGCAGCGTCTCGGGTAGGTAAAACCAGGTGGCGACGAGCTGCAGGAGCGCGAAGAGAGCGAGGAAGCCGAACACCGATGGCCACGGGAACCACTCCGCCAGCCAGCCGCCGAACACGGGGGCAATCGCAGGCGCGAGGCCAAAAATCATCGTGACCTGCGACAGAAGCCTTTGCGCCTCTGCGCCTTCCAGCCGGTCGCGTATCACCGCACGTCCAACGATGCTTCCCGCTCCCACCGACAAACCTTGGAGCGTGCGAGCCAGCATTAAGAGCACGAGCGATGTCGTGAGCGCTCCACCGATCGAGGCAGCTGCATACACTGACAATCCGGTGAGCACGACGGCGCGGCGGCCAAAGGCGTCTGCCAGTGGTCCGTGCAGCAGCATCATAAAACCGAATGCGAAAGTGTAGACACTCAGCGTCTGTTGGATCTCGGCCTGCGTTGCCCCCATGGCGGCCATCAGCGCCGGGAAGAAGGGCATGTAGGTCGAGATGGAGAACGGACCTAACATCGTGTAGCTGCCGAGGAGTAGGGTGAGGCGTCGAGTGCCGGGCTGGCGCCTGACGGCCCCGCTTTCTTCATCTCTCGCGGGAGGCGGCGTGGTCATCAATGCTCTCTCTAAGTGTTGCAGAAGCGCTATGACCTGCGCAGTGAACAACAGGTCCGAACATTCTTGGAAGATGATCGCAGGGCCGTGTTGTTATCTGAGGCGCCGTGACACTACGCCGCCGTTGATGGTCCTGTCCGCAATAGCTCTATAGGCGTTCGCAACCGACGAGCCGGGCGCGAGATTAGGCTGGAGCGTTTCGAGCGCCCGCAGAAGGTGCTCCGCTACGTCCGACTGCTCGTCTGACAGCGCCCGCCTAAATGCTTTCAGGATTAGCTCCTCGAGAGGAGATATCTGGTCCTCAGGAACGGCGGAATGGGTCATGTGGTCCTCATGCTAGAGCTCCATCACACACGGCGGTCATGCTCATCGTCTTTATGTCCAAGTTGAAAGCGTGTGCGGTTGACCAGAGCGTGTGACACTGGTTGATCTCGACGCATCCTCGTAGCTTCTCTCCCGAAGCGATGAGGCGTCTTCCGAGTCATTATACGCTCCGTACTGCGGTACGGAGTCAATCCTTTTTCACCCAGTGCTGCCGGGCCGGGCCGCGAACCGCAGCCATTAGCAACAGGACAAGTCGGAAGCCTTAGTGAGACCTGCGGCCAGCGTGTTTGCGGAGCGGCACAAAGATCAGGGGCGCGGCCAGGCTATTCCTTCGCACGATGTGGGCTTCTGGAGCGCTCCGACTGCCCGTTCTGAATGGCGTGGAGTGCTTCGAGAATGGTGCAAGTGCCGATGTCCCCTTGGCCAGGGCACGCATCGATGATGGCATGTAGCGCTGCACGAATTTGCTTTAACTCCTTGGTTTTCTGCTCGACCTCCTTGACCTTCACCATCGCGGCGGCGCGCACGTTGCCGCAATCGGACGAAGGGTCCGTACGCAACGAAAGCAGCTCCTCTACCTCGCGAAGCGAGAACCCAAGCTCTTGCGCTCGCTTAATGAACCGAATTCGTTGCACCGTGTCGGCCGGGTAGAGGCGAAACCCGGTGCTGCCCGGTTTGCGCGGCTGCTCGATCAGACCACGGCGTTCGTAGAACCGGATGGTCTCGACACCGACACCGGCCTTCTTGGCGGCTTTTCCGATGGTCAGGTCTCGCATTCTCATCTCCTTTCGTGCGCTTATGAGAGCAACTACGGGCAAGGCGCGTGGGGCCGGCCATAGCGGATTATGAACGACGCCTAGCATTCGATTTTTGATGAGGCGTCTATTACGAAGCTATACTTCAGCATTCGCAAAAATCCTAAAACCCGCGACGGATCGACCACCCCCTGAATTCAGGGCTTTCCCTGTCGCATGTCTTTGTCGCAAGTGGTAATTTACCTGCGACATGATTTGCGACAGGCGGGGCAGGAATTTGAAGCTCGATATTACCGTTTCCCAAGGGCGTGTAGCTGACAAGGTGTCGGGCGTGAACGAGGGTGCGGCCCGCATCGGGCGGGCATTGGAACGGCGCTATGGTGCAACGGGGCAGTTCATCGGGCGGGCAGCGCTCCCGGCCCGAGACGATTGGCGCGTCAGTCTCTCCCAGGCCAGAAATACGCTCGACGGATTAAGCAGCGCGATCGCGGCTAGCGTTGCGGCCGGCAATCTTCCAGTGATGGTTGCCAACACGTGTGCTGCAAGCTTGGCCTCCTTGCCGATCGCAGCGCGAGAGTATCCGGACGCCGTGGTGCTTTGGATTGATGCCCACGGCGATTTCAACACCCCGGCGACGACTGATACCGGTTATCTTGGTGGCATGGTGCTATCGGCGGCTTGCGGCCTGTGGGATAGCGGCCACGGTGCGGGCCTGCGCTCTGAAAATGTCGTCCTGATCGGTGCGCGTGATATTGACCAGGCCGAGGGCGAGCTTTTGCAGGACGCCTGCGTTCGGGTCATTCCACCAAAGGAGGTCACGCCGGAAACGGTCATGG
It includes:
- the traA gene encoding Ti-type conjugative transfer relaxase TraA translates to MAKPKQGARPPLAIYHASMKPVPRSSGRSAVAAAAYRSGDRLTNERDGRTHDFLRKQGIAHAEIVLPEGVSEDWALDRSKLWNAAEAAESRKDARVAREFEIALPHELDAEQRLELARDFAGELANRYGAAVDVAIHEPHGETDIRNHHAHLLMTTRTVGAGGLGEKTHIERKNEWLLSNGLPTSHMQLRDIRQTWELCANRHLERAGLDVRIDHRSHSERGLEIAPTEHMGVHATQVQRRGGDVSRGRLDKESAERNAELIRERPEQVLAVISREKSVFDRHDIARALHRYLDGDAQTFQNAFSSVMASKALVELEPAGEGTLARYSTREMVEVEGRMAEAAVQMADEKSYRVEPRHVERAMAGQDAAIRSSVANVTAEKVEVGELDRAEADRMIGAARLSDEQRAAIAHVTGAERIAAVVGFAGAGKSTMLAAAREAWERQGYRVHGAALAGKATEGLEESSGIQSRTLASWEYSWRADRGKLGRGDVLVIDEAGMIDSRQLARFILEAQRTGAKIVLVGDHEQLQAIGAGAAFRAVIEQIGAAELTDIRRQREDWQRAASVALATNRTAEGFAAYAERGHVRILETKDEARAFIVGDYMADRAAHPDGTRVALAHRRADVRALNGDIRSLLQGTGELARGEDAGEVTFQTNDGKRAFAPGDRIVFLENDRDLGVKNGMLGTVERVEADKPDASPRLVAVLDGKERAVSVPVDRYRAFDHGYATTIHKSQGATVDRAFVMASSTMDRHMTYVAMTRHREGVQLYGSQDEFAARPGAGSMANAGARAGMLIAHGKAPYENQPGNRESYFVAVQTASGQKNTVWGADLERAMREAAPAIGTQIGFEHKGAETVRLPDGRTAERNSWSVLNVQDLALKQMESRLSRSGAKETTLDYAAAFAERRGLAERMGVRSEIEIPRNVQARTEDPGRKEPAQDLGAHTLTPGNGGARGELRQGENAGEQERGQPAPLVPAITDHARSIEDVAREKATPAFEHHWQSIERLAKEVYTDPGAVTDRMRSAITHEGRDETSLSKTLARQPEQFGELRGKSGLFGANAERKNALKRAEAMSSHLDGAGKTWTRRFAEEKEAEQWRRDRNDRVQIPGLTPRSETLLKQLDQIKDAKARTSFVDQLEKAADGKQAIDEAKCIAKAMQSRFGSSDHRDIDKGLDRTRSQLPEIAKDVDRIKEVARITNRARETVIRRDYALERAQQQKLDMQRGRTRDRGLER
- a CDS encoding ArsR/SmtB family transcription factor; amino-acid sequence: MDGKQAIGAFAALSQETRLRIVRLLVTAGPEGLPAGAIGEAMGASSSRLSFHLSHLENAGLVESRREGRSIIYSAIYPALSGLVEFLMRDCCQDHPEVCQPAFAALSCCASVESDAHV
- a CDS encoding multidrug effflux MFS transporter; amino-acid sequence: MTTPPPARDEESGAVRRQPGTRRLTLLLGSYTMLGPFSISTYMPFFPALMAAMGATQAEIQQTLSVYTFAFGFMMLLHGPLADAFGRRAVVLTGLSVYAAASIGGALTTSLVLLMLARTLQGLSVGAGSIVGRAVIRDRLEGAEAQRLLSQVTMIFGLAPAIAPVFGGWLAEWFPWPSVFGFLALFALLQLVATWFYLPETLPPEQRTSVEPAELARTYRTVLGSKPFWLLSLALSGNFAGFFLYVSSAPWFIIEHLGLEQNQFGWLFIPAMSGVIFGSYLSSRVAKRLQRPTTVRWGYGVMFAAVVLNLAYNRFLPPEVPWAVLPVALYTTGMSLAMPSITLLTLDLFPRLRGTAASTQGFLQTMVMTFTSAVLAPLLGASGMKMAIGLTCLALSGYLAWLAYERLLAAPTVQARPEPESVLTPPEP
- a CDS encoding MerR family transcriptional regulator, which gives rise to MRDLTIGKAAKKAGVGVETIRFYERRGLIEQPRKPGSTGFRLYPADTVQRIRFIKRAQELGFSLREVEELLSLRTDPSSDCGNVRAAAMVKVKEVEQKTKELKQIRAALHAIIDACPGQGDIGTCTILEALHAIQNGQSERSRSPHRAKE
- a CDS encoding arginase family protein gives rise to the protein MKLDITVSQGRVADKVSGVNEGAARIGRALERRYGATGQFIGRAALPARDDWRVSLSQARNTLDGLSSAIAASVAAGNLPVMVANTCAASLASLPIAAREYPDAVVLWIDAHGDFNTPATTDTGYLGGMVLSAACGLWDSGHGAGLRSENVVLIGARDIDQAEGELLQDACVRVIPPKEVTPETVMAAIAGARVWIHLDWDALEPGFVPADYKVPGGMTPAQLRVIFEAIPSAQLAGIELAEFQAGTDDEADERAVSIILDTIAPLLERGRDGAVRA